In [Limnothrix rosea] IAM M-220, one DNA window encodes the following:
- the cas6 gene encoding CRISPR-associated endoribonuclease Cas6 — protein MAVQLDLMKLSKRKHTDMVGLRFELCAQQDFVLRAHYAKGLHAWFLNQIQDYNPPLSTYLHDGQSEKPFSMSRLGGGTVAENLRLVAGDRHEWSLHLLSPEAVDGVLAWLWAVKPSLLWLGSGKVTELTIERVSVSLQPNTYQGLWRKKLRDKVTLSFLSPTGFRRRGGHLPLPLPRNIFQSYLRRWQDFSGFAVETNNFLDWVDEFVVIRQHRIETRSVAAGKAGAVTGFIGSVQFAVRPEGKNQKNFWCLFSALGSFAPYCGTGHKTSFGLGFTVSGQVDLPVLIDLDEQLFLQRVESLRELFSAQRQKYQGDRTQRITELWALIFARRERGESLQDIAFDLGIHYETAKTYLKRARRSLSNLEYDHSE, from the coding sequence ATGGCGGTGCAGCTTGATTTGATGAAATTATCCAAGCGCAAGCACACGGATATGGTGGGGCTACGCTTTGAACTGTGCGCCCAGCAGGATTTTGTGTTGAGGGCGCATTACGCAAAGGGTTTACACGCTTGGTTTCTCAACCAAATCCAAGATTACAATCCCCCCTTGTCCACCTATCTCCACGACGGGCAATCCGAAAAACCTTTTTCCATGTCGCGTTTAGGGGGCGGCACTGTCGCCGAAAATCTCCGTCTCGTAGCCGGCGATCGCCATGAATGGTCATTGCACCTATTGTCCCCAGAAGCAGTGGATGGGGTGTTGGCATGGCTGTGGGCAGTGAAGCCATCGCTGCTGTGGCTAGGGAGCGGCAAAGTTACTGAGCTAACCATTGAGCGAGTCAGTGTGAGCCTACAGCCCAATACCTATCAGGGTTTATGGCGAAAAAAATTGCGGGATAAAGTGACCTTGAGTTTTCTATCCCCTACTGGGTTTCGTCGTCGCGGTGGACATTTACCGTTGCCGCTGCCCCGCAATATTTTTCAGAGTTATTTACGGCGATGGCAGGATTTTTCGGGGTTTGCGGTCGAGACCAATAATTTTTTGGATTGGGTGGATGAGTTTGTCGTTATTCGGCAGCACCGCATCGAAACACGCTCTGTTGCAGCAGGGAAAGCAGGCGCAGTGACGGGGTTTATCGGTTCTGTGCAGTTTGCGGTGCGACCGGAGGGGAAGAATCAGAAAAACTTTTGGTGTTTATTTTCGGCTCTGGGGTCATTTGCGCCCTATTGCGGGACGGGTCACAAAACGTCCTTTGGGCTTGGTTTTACGGTTTCAGGACAAGTGGATTTACCTGTTCTCATTGATCTAGACGAGCAGCTTTTCTTGCAACGGGTGGAAAGTTTAAGAGAACTATTTTCGGCTCAACGGCAAAAGTATCAGGGCGATCGCACCCAACGGATAACGGAGCTTTGGGCATTGATCTTTGCACGCAGAGAACGAGGAGAATCTTTGCAGGACATCGCCTTTGACCTCGGCATTCATTATGAAACTGCCAAAACCTACCTAAAACGCGCTCGGCGATCGCTCAGTAATCTCGAATATGATCATTCCGAATAA
- a CDS encoding DUF86 domain-containing protein translates to MSRNTPAREWRFYIDDMIRFTEKVQRYTQGLDQESFIQSELYYDATLRNLELIGEAATNIPQDVRAKYPVIPWRQIIATRNRIIHEYLGIDDDIIWSIITDEIPGLLVELQNLKQTDGI, encoded by the coding sequence ATGTCTAGAAATACTCCGGCGAGGGAATGGCGATTTTATATTGACGATATGATTCGCTTTACCGAAAAAGTCCAACGTTACACCCAGGGTCTTGACCAAGAAAGCTTTATTCAGAGCGAACTGTATTACGACGCAACTCTCAGAAATCTGGAACTCATCGGTGAAGCCGCAACCAATATTCCACAGGACGTTCGAGCAAAATATCCAGTAATCCCTTGGCGACAAATCATCGCCACTCGTAACCGCATTATTCATGAGTATCTCGGCATAGACGATGACATTATCTGGAGCATCATTACCGACGAAATTCCGGGGCTACTTGTGGAACTCCAGAACCTAAAACAGACCGATGGCATCTAG
- a CDS encoding nucleotidyltransferase family protein, which yields MTKQQVLDLLAENKALLQEQYGVTKLALFGSTARDTATDKSDVDILISFEGKATAKRYFGVLFHLEDLLNCPVDLVTENALRPELQPYIDAEKIYV from the coding sequence ATGACCAAGCAACAAGTGCTCGACCTTTTAGCTGAAAATAAAGCCCTACTTCAAGAACAGTACGGCGTAACAAAATTAGCCTTGTTTGGTTCTACTGCAAGGGATACCGCCACCGACAAAAGTGATGTAGACATTTTGATTAGCTTTGAAGGCAAAGCCACCGCGAAAAGATATTTTGGCGTACTCTTTCACCTCGAAGACCTTTTAAACTGTCCCGTTGATCTGGTGACAGAAAATGCCCTGCGTCCCGAACTGCAACCCTACATCGATGCAGAAAAGATTTATGTCTAG
- the cas2 gene encoding CRISPR-associated endonuclease Cas2, translating to MLVLVVYDIPDNKRRTKLATFLEGYGRRVQKSVFECFLTRQEMQALHCAVEQRIDVTEDNVRFYWIPADALSRALTLGSSPPEPPPDFYII from the coding sequence ATGTTGGTTTTAGTGGTTTACGATATTCCGGATAATAAGCGGCGAACGAAGCTAGCGACTTTTTTGGAGGGTTATGGGCGGCGAGTGCAAAAGAGTGTGTTTGAGTGTTTTCTGACGCGGCAGGAAATGCAAGCGTTGCACTGTGCTGTGGAGCAGCGTATTGATGTGACGGAGGATAATGTCCGATTTTATTGGATTCCTGCGGACGCTTTGTCAAGGGCTTTGACTTTAGGCAGCTCTCCGCCTGAGCCACCACCAGATTTTTATATTATCTAA